Proteins encoded in a region of the Bubalus bubalis isolate 160015118507 breed Murrah chromosome 9, NDDB_SH_1, whole genome shotgun sequence genome:
- the CTXN3 gene encoding cortexin-3, giving the protein MDGGQPVPSPLLPLGNVSSDSSMSLEQKTTFVFVILLFIFLGILIVRCFRILLDPYRSMPTSTWADGLEGLEKGQFDHALA; this is encoded by the coding sequence ATGGATGGAGgacagccagtcccttctcctctgttgccccttgGGAATGTGTCATCAGATTCTAGCATGTCTCTGGAGCAGAAAACCACAtttgtttttgtgattttgttgtttattttcttgggcatcCTCATCGTCAGGTGCTTCCGGATTCTTTTGGACCCATATCGGAGCATGCCAACCTCGACCTGGGCTGACGGACTTGAAGGCCTGGAGAAAGGGCAGTTTGACCACGCCCTTGCTTAG